GGGATGCGATGGTACGTGAGAATCTTTTTGCTAAGCGCTTTGTCTTTGCTAAGTAACAACCCACGTGGATTGCAGCCGGTATAGGGCTGCTGCATCAATTCCAGATAACTGATGATCGCGAAATCGTACGTCACGACCCCGTGGAATTCTTCTAGCAACATGAACGTGATGTGCGGCTTGAATTCCGTCAGCGCGTCTCGGATCGGGGCCAAGTCATCGTAAACGCCGATGGGCAGGACTTCGTGCCCCAGATGCCGAAGGGTGTCACAAACGTCAAATTCGGCTTTCCAAGCGTCAAGCTCTTTTTCGGAGATGCCATCCAGCGTTAACGGGGGAACATGACCAGCGCGGACAAGGACTAACACACGCAGTTTGTTCACATCATCACCCGTCTATGGCCCGAATTGAGATAATTGCTCGTTCGAAGGGCCACCAAAATCATCGCGTCACGTTTACAGACATCAGCACTGGTGCCCAACCTCAGTTCTAGTTCTCGGCACCGCTCGATCATTTCCTGCAGAACTTGATCGACCATATACGAGTATGCCCCGGTCCAATCCGCGACGACCCTCCGGATCTCTCCACGCCATTGTGACAGCAACGCCGCTGCGGTTGGATTACGACGGTGAGACCGGTCGCAAGAAAAAAGCTTGCGAAGATCTTTATCATAAACATTCGGATAATCCATTCCGTAGTGTTCGCGTTTGCGGCGATAGTGGGTCCGCAAGGTGCGGCGAATCTGGCTGACGGGATCCAGCGTTTGCTTGGACTGCACCACCGGAGATTTTCCGGCAATGCTGTTCATGAAATCGTCGACGTATTCAAGCTTTTTGATCGCTGGCCAATTGCGGTAGCGGGCTTTCCAACGACCTTTCTTGGGCAGCCAAACCGCAAACGTTTCCGCAAAATCCTCCAACGGATGCGCTTGGGCATACCACATTTCCAGGTGCAAAACGTAATCACGGGTCTGAGGATTTGGCTTGTAGAACTCCGGATAGGGCTCGGACGCTTTGCCAAACAGTTCTCGATAGCGAGACTTTCGACGGATCTGAAAAGCCGTGTCGATCGCGTGCCCCGTCTCGTGCCGCAGGATTTTCATGCACCACTGCTTGGTGCCACCTTCGACCTCCAGCAACTGTTTTCGCTCCAATCGACACAATCGAGGATGGGCCAGATAGAACGGAATCGCGATTCCCGGTATACCATCGGGAGAGAACCAATCTTCGCTCAGCCAGAAATGCGGTCGGAATTTCAACCCTCGATCGGCCAGCTCGCGATTTAGCTGATCGATACGGGTTTCCAAGATGGTGTCGCGGATCGATAGCTTCAGATCGCAGATTCGCATGTCCAACAATTCATCGTCAGACATCGACGCTAGATCCGGCACTCTTCCGCCCATGGTCCTCTATTAACTTTTTCAATAGTCGTCGGAAACGGATTCTACGTCTGAATGAACTCGAACATTGCCGCGCGACGATCGCTAACGCTGGTCAACTGCAAACCGATCTTGAAGTCATGCTTGCGAGTTCAATCAAGACAACCACTTCCTCAACGATAGGTCATCATACGATGATGGCGAGTCTAACAAGGTAACCGCATCAAAACAAACTCGCGTGAACCAGACAACAGCGATTCATGATCGATCGCAGACAGTGTGCTGCAAGCTTACCGGCGTCGGGCGTTCTGCCATCGCGGTCGTTGCGATCGAAGGCCCCCATGCGGCCGACTATCTACAGCAATGCTTCCGCACCCAGCACCCGCGCCCACTGTCTGTCGGTGACGTCCGATATGGCACATGGTCGACTCAAGACCAAATCGCTAGTGAATCCGTCGTTGTCGTTCCGATCGCCGCTGACCAATTCGAAATCCACAGCCACGGCGGAACCGCTGCCGCTAAACGAATCGTCGAAGACTTATGCCAGCTTGGTGCCAGCGAAATAAACCCTCAATCGGCTCGTCACATCGACTCGGCCCAGGATTCGTGCCAACATTCAGATCAGTTAGAAAACGACTTTATCGCCGAAGCAGAGCAGGCATTGGTGGCTTGTGTTACCACGAAAACTGCCGCAATTGTCCTCGACCAAGTCCGTGGTGCGATGGGCAGATGGCGTAACAAATCATTGCGTTTGATTGAAGATTCACCGGATCGGCAAGGTCTTCAAACCGTCATCGACGAAGCCGAACAAATCGCTGCGGCGGGAAAAATCGGTGTCCGACTGTCTCGCCCGTTCGACGTCGTGCTCTGTGGACCACCCAATGTCGGCAAAAGCAGCTTGATCAATGCGATGGTGGGGTACGACCGCAGTATCACCATGGATGTCGCAGGAACAACACGCGACGTCTTGGACGCCGAGACTGTTTTCAACGGATGGCCGATTCGATTACGAGACACCGCCGGTTTACATCAAGCCGGCAACGAAATCGAACGCCAAGGCATCGGGCGTGCCCTCGAAGCGGTCAAACAGGCCGACCTGCTGGTGATTGTCAATCAACCGAACGAGGAACACTCCGGCTCGTTTTTTCAGCAAGCCCTGGAT
This is a stretch of genomic DNA from Stieleria sp. JC731. It encodes these proteins:
- a CDS encoding putative zinc-binding metallopeptidase; translation: MSDDELLDMRICDLKLSIRDTILETRIDQLNRELADRGLKFRPHFWLSEDWFSPDGIPGIAIPFYLAHPRLCRLERKQLLEVEGGTKQWCMKILRHETGHAIDTAFQIRRKSRYRELFGKASEPYPEFYKPNPQTRDYVLHLEMWYAQAHPLEDFAETFAVWLPKKGRWKARYRNWPAIKKLEYVDDFMNSIAGKSPVVQSKQTLDPVSQIRRTLRTHYRRKREHYGMDYPNVYDKDLRKLFSCDRSHRRNPTAAALLSQWRGEIRRVVADWTGAYSYMVDQVLQEMIERCRELELRLGTSADVCKRDAMILVALRTSNYLNSGHRRVMM
- a CDS encoding GTPase; this translates as MNQTTAIHDRSQTVCCKLTGVGRSAIAVVAIEGPHAADYLQQCFRTQHPRPLSVGDVRYGTWSTQDQIASESVVVVPIAADQFEIHSHGGTAAAKRIVEDLCQLGASEINPQSARHIDSAQDSCQHSDQLENDFIAEAEQALVACVTTKTAAIVLDQVRGAMGRWRNKSLRLIEDSPDRQGLQTVIDEAEQIAAAGKIGVRLSRPFDVVLCGPPNVGKSSLINAMVGYDRSITMDVAGTTRDVLDAETVFNGWPIRLRDTAGLHQAGNEIERQGIGRALEAVKQADLLVIVNQPNEEHSGSFFQQALDDLQSPPPQINVLNKADLEADRAPIGEQKPAKDEDIVRTVATNGGGIETLINRILDCLVASIPPQGSPVPISERQLQWVQGLAKASSLDELRQRLVQCSK